A stretch of the Oncorhynchus clarkii lewisi isolate Uvic-CL-2024 chromosome 9, UVic_Ocla_1.0, whole genome shotgun sequence genome encodes the following:
- the LOC139417305 gene encoding complement receptor type 2-like, with protein MMNLGYKIMFFLSIAIHPSAEVPSKCGTPPSFPHMQVRDKYLRQKNIFSEGAKVLYRCAEGYTRYKGIRSIMCEAGKWTMLSMKCEKKTCGSAGELFNGHYDYTGASFRDKAYAVCNEGFTLKGMEYRMCKESGWSGEIPTCEVGGKPQVVPAEVICPDPSVANGVKLSEADSVYRVGDSVTFTCSEGFLLTGAQQLTCGPDGQWQPQLPLCHSSDITQSSKPDGRCRGPPYLPNAHLSDRYITQTDFGPGERVRYSCALGYVRAGGAYYSTCVSGKWTPVTLRCERKSCGSAGEISYGDFIYTGVQFGDTATGVCNEGYQLVGRDVRNCMTDGWDGRVPVCEAVQCAEPPTVVNGVTNGYLEPPYLYSTVIGYRCRVGKLIGAREIYCTKDGTWSDPPPECKGAW; from the exons ATGATGAATCTGGGATACAAAATCATGTTCTTTTTATCAATTGCCATACATCCCTCAG cTGAAGTTCCATCGAAATGTGGTACGCCGCCGTCCTTTCCACACATGCAAGTCAGGGACAAATACCTGAGACAGAAAAACATATTCAGCGAAGGAGCGAAAGTCCTCTACAGATGTGCTGAGGGCTACACTCGGTACAAAGGCATTCGTTCTATCATGTGTGAAGCTGGAAAATGGACAATGTTATCCATGAAGTGTGAAA AGAAAACATGTGGATCTGCTGGGGAGTTGTTCAATGGACACTATGATTACACAGGGGCTTCGTTCAGGGACAAGGCATATGCAGTGTGCAATGAGGG GTTTACACTGAAGGGGATGGAATACAGAATGTGTAAAGAGTCTGGCTGGAGTGGAGAGATTCCCACTTGTGAAG TAGGAGGTAAACCACAAGTGGTTCCAGCAGAAGTGATCTGCCCTGATCCTTCTGTGGCCAACGGTGTGAAGCTGAGTGAGGCTGACTCAGTGTACAGGGTCGGAGACTCAGTGACCTTCACCTGCTCTGAGGGTTTCCTCCTGACTGGAGCCCAGCAGCTTACCTGTGGACCAGATGGCCAGTGGCAGCCCCAGCTCCCACTCTGTCATTCCTCTGATATAACTCAAAGCTCCAAGCCTGATG GCAGATGTAGAGGGCCACCGTACCTCCCCAACGCACACCTTTCTGACCGCTATATAACACAGACAGACTTTGGTCCTGGTGAACGGGTTCGTTACAGTTGTGCCTTGGGATACGTGAGAGCAGGAGGCGCTTACTATAGTACCTGTGTCAGTGGGAAGTGGACGCCAGTAACTCTGAGATGTGAAC GCAAATCATGTGGATCTGCTGGAGAGATCTCTTATGGTGATTTCATTTATACCGGTGTACAGTTTGGGGATACAGCTACAGGGGTTTGTAATGAGGG GTATCAACTGGTTGGACGGGATGTAAGAAATTGCATGACTGATGGCTGGGATGGGCGTGTTCCGGTCTGTGAAG CTGTGCAGTGTGCTGAACCTCCTACGGTGGTAAATGGAGTAACAAATGGCTATTTGGAACCACCTTACTTGTACAGCACTGTGATTGGCTATCGATGTCGCGTAGGGAAACTGATTGGAGCGAGAGAGATCTACTGTACCAAAGATGGGACATGGAGTGATCCACCTCCAGAGTGCAAAG GGGCATGGTGA